Proteins co-encoded in one Psychromonas sp. L1A2 genomic window:
- a CDS encoding arylesterase yields MKKLLCISLMLLLAACSDSERLSPLDNQQPILAFGDSLTYGYGAPKALSYPEQLSQLLNMEVINAGISGEKSKQGLQRLGALLDKYQPQLLLLCHGGNDVLKKQSLDKMKANLGQMIEMAQNRDIQVVLISVPEASLFLPNIKQYQELAEQYNIPLENNIIKEVLKKPSLHSDAVHPNAQGYRLVAEAIYELLEDNGALK; encoded by the coding sequence ATGAAAAAATTACTTTGTATATCCCTGATGCTATTGCTCGCTGCTTGTAGTGATTCTGAGCGACTTAGCCCTCTTGATAATCAACAACCTATATTAGCCTTTGGAGATAGCTTAACCTATGGATACGGAGCACCTAAAGCACTAAGTTATCCAGAACAACTTAGTCAACTCTTAAACATGGAAGTAATCAATGCCGGGATCAGTGGCGAGAAAAGTAAACAAGGATTGCAACGATTAGGCGCTTTGTTAGATAAGTATCAACCACAACTATTACTTTTATGCCATGGCGGTAATGATGTACTCAAAAAGCAAAGTTTAGATAAAATGAAAGCCAATTTAGGACAAATGATTGAAATGGCACAAAATAGGGATATACAAGTAGTGCTTATTTCGGTACCAGAAGCCTCTCTATTCTTACCTAATATCAAACAATACCAAGAACTTGCAGAACAATATAACATTCCATTAGAAAATAATATTATTAAAGAAGTATTAAAGAAACCTTCACTTCACAGTGATGCCGTTCACCCTAATGCACAGGGTTATCGATTAGTTGCAGAGGCTATTTACGAATTATTAGAAGATAACGGAGCGTTAAAATAG
- a CDS encoding Bax inhibitor-1/YccA family protein — protein MNSSINTNAQGVGVSINKVLKNTYMLLGMTLAFSAVTATIATMVGIGPIASLVLMLVGFGLLFVVSKTADSSKGLFWVFMFTGVMGASLGNMLNHYLTMANGPALIMQALGTTAIIFFALSAYVLTTRKDFSFMSGFLMAGMIAVIVAIIANIFLQIPMLQLVISSVVVMIMSGLILVDTSRIINGGETNYIRATVSLYLNIFNIFVHLLSILGILDD, from the coding sequence ATGAATTCTTCAATTAACACTAACGCCCAAGGTGTTGGCGTTTCAATTAACAAAGTATTAAAAAATACGTATATGTTATTAGGCATGACACTTGCGTTTAGTGCTGTTACAGCAACTATTGCGACAATGGTTGGTATTGGCCCAATAGCATCATTAGTTTTAATGCTAGTTGGTTTTGGCCTTTTGTTTGTTGTTTCAAAAACGGCAGATTCTAGTAAAGGGTTATTCTGGGTATTCATGTTTACAGGAGTGATGGGAGCATCGCTTGGTAATATGTTGAACCACTACTTAACTATGGCAAACGGTCCTGCGTTAATCATGCAAGCGTTAGGCACAACTGCGATTATCTTCTTTGCTTTATCTGCATATGTATTAACTACACGTAAAGACTTCTCATTCATGAGCGGCTTTTTAATGGCAGGTATGATTGCTGTGATTGTTGCAATCATCGCCAACATCTTCTTACAAATTCCAATGCTACAATTAGTCATCAGCAGCGTTGTTGTTATGATCATGTCTGGTCTAATTTTAGTTGATACAAGCCGTATTATTAACGGTGGCGAAACAAACTACATTCGTGCAACAGTTTCTTTATACCTAAATATCTTCAACATCTTCGTACACTTACTAAGTATTCTTGGTATTTTAGATGATTAA
- the tpiA gene encoding triose-phosphate isomerase translates to MRTPLVMGNWKLNGTKESVSTLIKGIESAADAATNVEVAVCPPAIFIEQVANLTTNSSIEFGAQDVSTNVAGAFTGETSPVMVKEFGAKYSLVGHSERRQYHNETDTVVAAKFVAIQENGLVPVLCIGETLEERETDKTFAVVETQLKAVVDLAGIDALENSVIAYEPVWAIGTGKVATSEQAQEVHAHIRNWLKAQSEVVAEKVQILYGGSVKANSAKELFAQADIDGGLVGGAALIIEEFVGIIEGAK, encoded by the coding sequence ATGAGAACACCTCTTGTAATGGGTAACTGGAAACTAAACGGTACAAAAGAATCAGTTTCTACGCTAATTAAAGGCATTGAAAGTGCTGCAGACGCTGCTACTAACGTTGAAGTAGCTGTGTGTCCGCCAGCTATTTTCATTGAGCAAGTTGCGAACCTAACTACAAACAGCAGCATTGAATTTGGTGCGCAAGATGTAAGCACGAATGTTGCAGGCGCATTTACAGGTGAGACTTCACCAGTAATGGTTAAAGAGTTTGGCGCTAAATACAGCTTAGTAGGTCACTCTGAGCGTCGTCAATACCATAACGAAACAGATACTGTTGTTGCAGCTAAATTCGTAGCAATTCAAGAAAATGGTTTAGTACCTGTTTTATGTATTGGTGAAACACTAGAAGAACGTGAAACTGATAAAACATTTGCTGTTGTAGAAACTCAACTTAAAGCAGTTGTTGACCTAGCTGGTATTGATGCTCTTGAAAATTCAGTGATTGCTTATGAACCAGTTTGGGCAATCGGTACTGGTAAAGTTGCAACATCTGAGCAAGCACAAGAAGTTCATGCACATATCCGTAATTGGCTAAAAGCACAAAGTGAAGTAGTTGCAGAAAAAGTGCAAATTCTTTACGGCGGCAGCGTTAAAGCTAACAGTGCAAAAGAGCTATTTGCTCAAGCAGACATCGACGGTGGTTTAGTGGGCGGTGCAGCACTTATCATTGAAGAATTCGTAGGTATCATTGAAGGCGCTAAATAA
- the ttcA gene encoding tRNA 2-thiocytidine(32) synthetase TtcA yields MTQQLSEKEQFDLKKLNKVLRRQTGQAIADYNMIEDGDKIMVCLSGGKDSYTLLEILGQLKKVAPINFDIIAVNLDQKQPGFPEHILPEYLDQLGVDYKIVEQDTYSIVKEKLEPGKTTCSLCSRLRRGILYKTAKELGATKIALGHHRDDMLATMMLNLFFAGKMKSMPAKLVSDNGEHVVIRPLAYCKEKDIEVFAKLQQFPIIPCNLCGSQPNLQRQLTKDMLNEWDVKYPGRLETMFTAIQNVVPSHLADTSLFDFKSISKDSGIIDGGDIAFDKESFAQSSTVDEDLNNDFYKQQLAVQFTEVN; encoded by the coding sequence ATGACGCAACAACTTTCAGAAAAAGAACAATTCGATCTCAAAAAATTAAATAAAGTGTTGCGCAGACAAACCGGTCAAGCTATCGCAGATTATAATATGATCGAAGATGGCGATAAAATTATGGTTTGTTTATCCGGAGGGAAAGATAGTTACACTTTATTGGAGATATTGGGTCAATTAAAGAAAGTAGCGCCGATCAATTTTGATATTATTGCCGTTAATCTAGACCAAAAACAACCAGGTTTTCCTGAACATATCTTACCCGAATACCTTGATCAACTTGGTGTCGATTATAAAATAGTTGAGCAAGACACTTACAGTATTGTGAAAGAAAAACTAGAGCCAGGTAAAACAACATGTAGCCTTTGTTCTCGTTTACGTAGAGGTATTTTGTATAAAACAGCCAAAGAACTAGGCGCAACAAAAATTGCACTAGGCCATCACCGCGATGATATGTTGGCGACTATGATGCTGAACCTATTCTTTGCAGGAAAAATGAAATCAATGCCAGCAAAGTTGGTATCAGATAATGGCGAACATGTCGTTATCCGACCTCTTGCATACTGCAAAGAAAAAGATATTGAAGTCTTTGCCAAATTACAACAATTCCCTATCATTCCATGCAATCTATGTGGCTCTCAACCTAATTTGCAACGTCAATTAACCAAAGACATGTTAAATGAATGGGATGTTAAATATCCTGGTCGTTTAGAAACCATGTTTACTGCAATACAAAATGTCGTTCCTTCTCATCTAGCAGATACTAGTTTATTTGATTTTAAATCTATCTCTAAAGACTCCGGCATCATTGACGGTGGTGATATTGCATTTGATAAAGAATCTTTTGCTCAATCATCGACAGTTGATGAAGATTTAAACAATGATTTTTACAAACAACAGCTAGCAGTGCAATTTACTGAAGTAAATTAA
- a CDS encoding EAL domain-containing protein produces MNNFKHSLWASSLFFIIIALALIVGIKAMFNPSLLEQQKLLSENEQLTSLANITSLNQLTEAVDIRKFNHIKINNEQLTSPLTFSNESDIDLLLQNLLPIEDSLAVSESTNQVIEYSAANTNLYQLYEYTMLSILGGLLLTFLFCNIIYFKLLKYIELTIVGEIINNKAKKSPFTTVSKHLEDKKHLSEIQLKIKDEKITKLTNQANKDNLTGLSNRHAFRKELTQFLSDEYEQQHAILSIIRIFELSAVNVSRGSQQGDQYILSIANIIREVASKFKNINVFRISGSDFAIIAHDMSITNAQKLSNELKVKFDQYQSINDLESVAFNGVTSISSNQLPEHVLARTDIALAKAQISGSNAWAFEDSKNNNQEFEVGEKYWRTVIMDIMEKRSFSFLQQPVQAVHRNMKGYQEIFTRFIGENDNTIPTSTIFSMAQRTDTIIKLEKLILEKVISNYRRKAKPNTRWGINLSSTAIQNSSFVIWLERLLLREPDIACSLFFEIQEKLLDSNLASSKRFFDMLKRVGSHSIICNFGKGIGSFSLFKELKPDYIKIDASLIADLEHDSSNQQFIRMIIDVAQRMECQVIAEGIESPEQRQILEGMYIDGVQGFLIARPTEL; encoded by the coding sequence TTGAATAATTTCAAACACAGCCTTTGGGCCTCTAGTCTATTTTTCATTATTATTGCACTTGCATTAATTGTAGGTATTAAAGCAATGTTTAATCCTAGTTTATTAGAGCAGCAGAAATTATTAAGTGAAAATGAACAATTAACTTCTTTAGCGAATATCACCTCTTTAAATCAGCTTACTGAAGCAGTCGATATTCGTAAATTTAATCATATCAAAATAAATAATGAACAACTTACATCTCCATTAACATTTAGTAATGAGTCAGATATTGACTTGTTACTCCAGAATTTATTACCAATAGAAGATTCACTAGCAGTATCTGAAAGTACCAACCAAGTTATTGAATATTCGGCAGCTAACACTAACCTGTACCAATTATATGAATACACAATGTTATCTATACTTGGTGGATTATTACTAACCTTTTTATTCTGTAATATTATTTATTTTAAATTACTGAAATACATTGAACTTACTATTGTTGGTGAGATTATCAATAATAAAGCTAAAAAATCACCTTTTACAACAGTATCAAAACACTTAGAAGATAAAAAGCATCTATCTGAAATACAGCTCAAAATAAAAGATGAAAAAATCACTAAATTAACCAACCAAGCCAACAAAGATAATTTGACGGGGTTGAGTAACCGACATGCATTCCGTAAAGAATTAACACAATTTTTATCCGATGAGTATGAGCAACAACACGCAATTCTGTCTATTATAAGAATATTTGAGTTATCCGCGGTTAATGTTAGCCGAGGTTCACAACAAGGTGATCAATATATACTCAGTATCGCCAATATCATTCGCGAAGTAGCGAGCAAATTTAAAAATATAAATGTATTTAGAATCAGCGGTTCAGATTTTGCCATTATAGCGCACGATATGAGCATTACTAATGCACAAAAATTGAGTAATGAACTAAAGGTAAAATTCGATCAATACCAATCTATCAATGATTTAGAAAGTGTTGCTTTTAATGGTGTGACATCGATTTCATCTAACCAATTACCTGAACATGTATTAGCTCGTACAGATATAGCGTTAGCTAAAGCACAAATTAGTGGTTCGAATGCATGGGCATTTGAAGACAGTAAAAATAACAATCAAGAATTTGAAGTAGGCGAGAAGTATTGGCGCACTGTGATTATGGACATCATGGAAAAACGTTCATTTTCTTTTTTACAGCAGCCCGTTCAAGCGGTGCACCGCAACATGAAAGGTTACCAAGAAATATTTACTCGATTCATTGGAGAAAATGATAACACTATTCCAACGAGTACTATTTTTTCAATGGCGCAAAGAACAGATACTATTATCAAACTTGAAAAGTTAATTCTTGAAAAAGTCATTTCTAATTACAGACGTAAAGCCAAACCAAATACACGTTGGGGAATCAATTTAAGTTCCACTGCGATACAAAATAGTAGTTTCGTTATTTGGTTAGAACGTTTGTTATTAAGAGAACCAGATATTGCATGTTCATTATTTTTCGAAATACAAGAAAAGTTACTAGACAGCAATTTAGCTTCTAGTAAACGCTTTTTTGATATGCTGAAAAGAGTCGGTAGTCACTCTATTATTTGTAATTTTGGCAAAGGTATCGGTTCATTTAGTTTATTTAAAGAATTAAAACCAGATTATATAAAAATCGATGCAAGCTTAATTGCAGACCTTGAACATGATAGTTCAAACCAACAATTTATACGTATGATCATTGACGTTGCACAGCGAATGGAGTGTCAAGTCATCGCAGAAGGAATAGAAAGCCCTGAACAGAGACAAATACTAGAAGGGATGTACATTGACGGCGTACAAGGGTTTTTAATAGCACGTCCGACAGAGTTATAA
- a CDS encoding ATP-binding cassette domain-containing protein — MMPSLLKVTNLCKSFKQPSGLFTTREKVAYGPVSFTIEAGETLAIVGESGSGKSALVRTIAGVLKATSGEIFIKGQPLESLSSQQRCLSLRMIFQDPSSSLNPKMTVGKILNAPLELNTNKNAKERSQKIIETLKLVGLLPDYLAFFPNMLSSVQKHQVAIARAMILDPDIILADEILTTLDISLRFKIVNLLLKIQKIKGTSYIFVAHNMHLVKHMSDQIMVLHQGKIIEKGSTETICEHPQQEQTKYLLLTHQPDYRK, encoded by the coding sequence ATTATGCCGTCATTATTAAAAGTCACTAATCTTTGTAAAAGTTTTAAGCAACCTTCAGGTTTATTCACTACACGTGAAAAAGTAGCCTATGGTCCAGTTAGTTTTACAATAGAAGCAGGAGAAACATTAGCCATAGTAGGAGAAAGTGGTTCAGGGAAAAGTGCGTTAGTTAGGACCATTGCAGGTGTTTTGAAAGCCACTTCTGGTGAGATTTTTATAAAAGGTCAACCACTAGAGTCACTGAGTTCTCAACAACGTTGTTTATCTCTTCGCATGATTTTCCAAGACCCAAGCAGTTCATTGAATCCTAAAATGACCGTGGGAAAAATCTTAAACGCTCCATTAGAGCTAAATACCAACAAGAATGCAAAAGAACGCTCTCAAAAAATTATTGAAACGCTTAAATTGGTTGGTTTATTACCCGATTACTTAGCCTTCTTTCCTAATATGTTATCAAGCGTACAAAAACATCAAGTAGCGATTGCACGTGCGATGATATTAGATCCTGATATCATCCTAGCGGATGAAATTTTAACAACCTTAGATATATCGCTAAGATTTAAAATCGTTAATTTATTACTTAAAATTCAGAAAATTAAGGGTACAAGCTATATTTTTGTAGCTCATAACATGCATTTAGTAAAACATATGAGTGATCAGATAATGGTATTACATCAAGGTAAAATTATAGAAAAAGGTTCAACTGAAACTATTTGTGAGCATCCTCAGCAAGAACAAACAAAATATTTACTATTAACGCATCAACCGGATTACAGAAAGTAA